From a single Lactococcus carnosus genomic region:
- the trpD gene encoding anthranilate phosphoribosyltransferase, whose amino-acid sequence MKENLVKLMQGENLSHYEINQLANAMFNGELTNSQLSAILIGLAMKGETVEEMTGIVEVVREKALKIPTTVTTAMDNCGTGGDLSFSFNVSTTAAFVLAAGGVKMAKHGNRSISSKSGSADVLECLGINLYHSPQELADIFDKTGLVFLFAQHVHPNMRYVMPVRRELEVRTILNLIGPFTNPVDLDTQLLGTSRPDLLETTAQVLKSLGRRRAVVISGPNNMDEASLDGLNRYALLDESGEITVHTFDHESVGMTRVTLQEIRGGEGKENAIILTNVLKNEASPFLEVTVLNAGLGFFAAGLVPTLVAGIEKAREVIASGAAMAKLVEMQELK is encoded by the coding sequence ATGAAAGAAAATCTAGTGAAGTTGATGCAGGGAGAAAATTTATCCCATTATGAAATCAACCAACTCGCCAATGCTATGTTTAATGGTGAACTCACAAATTCTCAACTGTCAGCGATTTTGATTGGTCTAGCCATGAAGGGCGAAACGGTCGAAGAGATGACAGGGATCGTTGAGGTGGTACGTGAGAAGGCTTTAAAAATACCCACGACAGTCACAACAGCCATGGACAACTGTGGCACGGGTGGTGATTTATCTTTCTCTTTTAATGTATCTACAACTGCAGCTTTTGTTTTAGCCGCTGGCGGTGTCAAGATGGCCAAGCATGGTAACCGCTCGATTTCATCAAAATCAGGGTCGGCAGATGTCCTGGAATGTTTGGGGATTAATTTATATCATAGTCCACAAGAATTGGCAGATATTTTCGACAAGACTGGCTTGGTTTTCTTATTTGCCCAGCACGTTCATCCCAATATGCGCTATGTGATGCCCGTTAGGCGTGAGCTAGAAGTCCGAACCATTTTGAATCTGATCGGGCCATTCACAAATCCAGTTGATTTAGATACACAGTTATTAGGGACATCCAGACCAGATTTGTTGGAGACCACTGCTCAAGTCTTAAAATCATTAGGCCGGCGTCGTGCAGTAGTCATCAGTGGTCCAAATAACATGGATGAAGCGAGTCTTGACGGTCTGAATCGCTATGCACTATTAGATGAAAGTGGCGAGATTACAGTCCATACGTTTGACCATGAGAGTGTTGGGATGACCCGTGTTACCTTGCAGGAAATTAGAGGTGGTGAAGGTAAGGAAAATGCCATTATTTTGACCAATGTCTTAAAAAATGAAGCCAGTCCTTTCCTTGAAGTTACTGTCTTAAATGCAGGCCTTGGGTTCTTTGCGGCAGGTCTTGTCCCAACTCTAGTAGCAGGTATCGAAAAGGCGCGTGAGGTGATTGCAAGTGGTGCGGCCATGGCAAAACTAGTTGAGATGCAGGAGTTAAAATAA
- a CDS encoding phosphoribosylanthranilate isomerase produces MWIKICGLSTDDAVAAAVANGATHIGFVFAESKRQVTPEYAKYLSRNVPKTVKKVGLFVNESLANIEETIATVSLDMVQLHGQESAAFADQLSVPVIKAFGIKDGNLPAELLAFKQHIILLDAPPAKFAGGSGHQFDWEKVDLAMLSGYHFFVAGGLNTDNVLDAIRIFKPTGVDVSSGVETSGVKDLDKIKTFIEKSNR; encoded by the coding sequence ATGTGGATTAAAATATGTGGCCTATCGACAGATGATGCGGTAGCAGCTGCAGTCGCAAATGGGGCGACGCATATCGGCTTTGTCTTTGCAGAGAGTAAACGACAAGTCACACCAGAATATGCCAAGTACTTATCAAGAAATGTTCCTAAGACTGTAAAAAAAGTTGGCCTATTTGTCAATGAAAGCTTAGCAAATATCGAGGAGACGATCGCAACTGTCAGCCTTGATATGGTTCAGCTACACGGACAAGAAAGTGCTGCCTTCGCAGATCAACTCTCTGTTCCCGTGATTAAAGCATTTGGCATTAAAGACGGCAACTTACCAGCCGAGCTACTAGCGTTTAAACAACATATTATCTTATTAGATGCACCACCAGCAAAATTTGCCGGTGGCAGTGGCCATCAGTTTGACTGGGAGAAGGTTGATTTAGCAATGCTGTCAGGCTATCATTTTTTTGTCGCGGGTGGCCTTAATACGGATAACGTGCTAGATGCAATTCGTATCTTCAAGCCGACAGGTGTTGATGTCTCAAGCGGTGTAGAGACTTCGGGTGTGAAGGATTTAGACAAGATAAAGACGTTTATAGAAAAGAGTAACAGATGA
- the trpA gene encoding tryptophan synthase subunit alpha yields the protein MKALGNFLKNKSDQGQMLVIPYIMAGDHADGLDGLAETIAFLEENGASAIEIGIPFSDPVADGPVIEQAGIRALANGTTLKKVIDTLQTIETDIPLVIMSYINPIYKYGIEKFVADLETTPVKGLILPDVPREHEAMLTPFLAATDITLVPLVTLTSTLERQVELVTGAAGFIYAVTVNGVTGVGRTYADNLTAHLVRLSELSDVPVLAGFGVSSLEQAKNFHQVVDGVIVGSYIVQALHDGRRAEIAAFLVGANQI from the coding sequence ATGAAAGCATTAGGTAACTTTTTAAAAAATAAATCAGACCAAGGTCAGATGTTAGTTATTCCCTATATTATGGCGGGAGATCATGCAGATGGTCTAGATGGTCTGGCAGAAACAATCGCCTTTTTAGAAGAAAATGGTGCGAGTGCCATCGAAATCGGTATCCCTTTTTCAGATCCAGTAGCAGATGGTCCAGTCATTGAGCAGGCTGGTATTAGAGCATTGGCAAATGGAACCACCTTAAAAAAAGTAATTGACACACTCCAGACAATCGAAACCGATATTCCTTTGGTGATCATGTCCTATATTAACCCGATTTATAAATATGGCATCGAAAAATTTGTGGCAGACCTAGAAACAACACCTGTAAAAGGTTTGATTTTACCAGATGTACCACGAGAGCATGAGGCCATGCTAACACCATTTTTAGCAGCTACTGATATCACCTTAGTCCCACTTGTGACCTTGACTAGCACTCTTGAGCGGCAAGTTGAACTTGTCACAGGTGCAGCTGGTTTCATTTATGCCGTGACAGTCAATGGTGTAACAGGTGTCGGCAGAACCTATGCGGACAACTTAACTGCGCATCTTGTCAGATTATCTGAGCTATCTGACGTGCCGGTACTTGCAGGATTTGGTGTGTCTTCACTTGAACAAGCCAAAAATTTTCATCAAGTGGTGGATGGGGTCATCGTTGGGTCATACATTGTTCAAGCCTTGCACGACGGCAGACGAGCCGAAATCGCAGCGTTTTTAGTCGGTGCCAATCAAATCTAA
- a CDS encoding chorismate mutase encodes MTKPLADIRLEIDEIDQQLVRLIASRGELVKQAGQVKKTVQEVEAPDRVAQVIDKVSRYALETGADVRLVETLYRQMIAGFIQLEHQVVKKRD; translated from the coding sequence ATGACAAAACCCTTAGCCGATATTAGACTAGAAATTGATGAGATTGATCAGCAACTGGTTAGGCTAATTGCATCACGTGGTGAGCTCGTTAAGCAAGCTGGTCAAGTTAAAAAGACTGTCCAAGAAGTTGAAGCACCTGATCGAGTTGCACAAGTGATTGACAAAGTGAGCAGGTATGCCCTTGAAACAGGTGCGGATGTTAGGCTAGTAGAAACCCTTTATCGTCAAATGATTGCTGGCTTTATTCAGCTAGAACATCAAGTAGTAAAGAAAAGAGATTAA
- the trpC gene encoding indole-3-glycerol phosphate synthase TrpC, which produces MENFLDKILAEKRREVDMMVMETPRPVRQTKGFVQRLREDEAYLQVIGEVKRASPSLGAINMTVDVLSQAKSYETAGVSAISVLTDPVFFKGSIDDLRLVADNVSIPVLNKDFIIDKKQIVRAVNSGATIVLLIVACLSESDLQTLYQFAISLGLEVLVEVHNAPELEVAHRIGAELIGVNNRNLKTFEVSLQNSLDLVSLQQADRFYISESGIKSHLEAEQVAADFRAVLVGEALMKDGNPTAAAKQLQVKRHVD; this is translated from the coding sequence ATGGAAAACTTTTTAGATAAAATTCTTGCAGAAAAAAGACGAGAAGTCGACATGATGGTCATGGAGACACCCAGACCCGTGCGGCAAACAAAAGGATTTGTGCAACGCTTACGTGAGGACGAGGCTTACTTACAAGTGATTGGAGAAGTCAAACGCGCCTCACCGTCACTAGGTGCGATCAACATGACAGTTGATGTCCTATCTCAGGCAAAAAGTTATGAAACAGCTGGTGTATCTGCTATCTCAGTTTTGACTGATCCAGTCTTTTTCAAGGGCTCAATCGATGATCTAAGGCTAGTTGCAGACAACGTATCGATCCCTGTCCTTAACAAGGATTTCATCATCGATAAAAAGCAGATTGTGCGTGCAGTGAATAGTGGCGCAACGATCGTGCTATTAATCGTTGCCTGTCTTTCGGAATCTGACTTGCAAACGCTCTATCAGTTTGCTATTTCCCTAGGATTAGAAGTCTTGGTTGAAGTACATAATGCACCTGAACTCGAGGTTGCCCATCGCATTGGTGCTGAGCTGATCGGGGTTAATAACCGTAACTTGAAGACCTTTGAAGTTAGCCTGCAAAATAGCTTGGATTTAGTTAGTTTACAGCAAGCAGATCGCTTTTATATTTCTGAATCCGGTATTAAGTCACACCTAGAAGCCGAGCAAGTGGCAGCTGATTTTAGGGCGGTACTTGTTGGTGAAGCGCTGATGAAAGATGGCAATCCTACAGCTGCGGCTAAACAGTTACAGGTCAAGCGCCATGTGGATTAA
- the rpsA gene encoding 30S ribosomal protein S1 has product MNEFEELLNSVGDVKVGDVVSGEILTVEDGQATVAIVGTGVEGVLTLRELTSERDADINDFVKSGDVKDLLVVKQIVGKESEGANVYLLSEKRLAARKAFTDLEGKEGEVVIVKVLKDVKGGLSVDLNGVRGFIPASMIDTYFVRDTKKFVGEEFEAKIIEVNAADKRFILSRRAVIEEESKAQRAEAFANLHEGDIVEGTVARTTDFGAFINLGGVDGLVHVTELAHGRVKKPSDVVTVGETVHVKVLKVDEEAGRVSLSLKATQPGPWDEIEEKAPVGTVLDGTVKRITDFGAFVEIFPGVEGLVHISQISWERVENAKDVLTVGQAVQVKVLDVKPAEERISLSIKALAEAPARKERTNDSAGSSAAQGGQRRDAKPRAPRRNTKPEYTLPETQEGFSLADFLGEDFDINNF; this is encoded by the coding sequence ATGAACGAATTTGAAGAATTATTGAACAGCGTCGGTGACGTTAAAGTTGGTGACGTAGTAAGTGGAGAAATCCTAACTGTTGAAGACGGTCAAGCTACTGTAGCTATCGTTGGTACAGGTGTTGAAGGTGTTTTAACGCTTCGTGAATTGACAAGCGAGCGCGATGCTGATATAAATGACTTTGTTAAATCTGGTGATGTTAAAGATTTATTAGTTGTTAAGCAAATCGTTGGTAAAGAATCAGAAGGCGCAAATGTTTACTTGCTTTCTGAAAAACGTCTTGCAGCACGTAAAGCTTTTACTGACCTTGAAGGCAAAGAAGGCGAAGTTGTCATTGTTAAAGTCTTAAAAGACGTTAAAGGTGGCTTATCAGTTGACTTGAACGGTGTTCGTGGATTTATCCCAGCATCTATGATTGACACTTACTTTGTTCGTGATACTAAGAAATTTGTTGGCGAAGAATTTGAAGCTAAAATCATCGAAGTTAATGCTGCTGACAAACGCTTCATCTTAAGTCGTCGTGCTGTTATCGAAGAAGAGTCTAAAGCACAACGTGCTGAAGCTTTCGCTAACTTACACGAAGGTGATATCGTTGAAGGTACTGTTGCACGTACAACTGACTTTGGTGCTTTCATCAATCTTGGTGGTGTTGACGGACTTGTTCACGTAACTGAATTAGCACATGGCCGTGTTAAAAAACCTAGCGATGTTGTAACTGTTGGCGAAACTGTTCATGTTAAAGTCTTGAAAGTTGATGAAGAAGCTGGTCGTGTATCACTTTCTCTTAAAGCTACACAGCCTGGCCCTTGGGATGAAATCGAAGAAAAAGCACCAGTTGGTACTGTTCTCGATGGTACGGTTAAACGTATTACTGATTTCGGCGCATTTGTTGAAATCTTCCCTGGTGTTGAAGGTCTCGTACACATCTCTCAAATCTCTTGGGAACGTGTTGAGAACGCTAAAGACGTATTGACAGTTGGTCAAGCCGTTCAAGTTAAAGTACTTGACGTGAAACCTGCTGAAGAACGTATCTCATTGTCTATCAAAGCGCTTGCTGAAGCACCTGCACGTAAAGAACGTACAAATGATTCAGCTGGTAGCAGTGCTGCACAAGGTGGACAACGTCGTGATGCTAAACCACGCGCACCACGTCGCAATACTAAACCTGAATACACTTTACCAGAAACACAAGAAGGCTTCTCACTTGCTGATTTCTTGGGTGAAGATTTCGATATCAACAACTTTTAA
- a CDS encoding aminodeoxychorismate/anthranilate synthase component II, with amino-acid sequence MILLVDNYDSFTYNLAQYIGEFDTVTVLRNDDTRLYDVAQTADKIVLSPGPGWPVDAGEMEQLIHEFAGKKPLLGVCLGHQAIAEVFGGKLDLAKRVMHGKTSIAETLTPSALLTGIASEHEIMRYHSIVISEMPEGFDVISRTTDDQEIMMIQHQSLPIYGMQFHPESIGTPDGLRMIENFVKG; translated from the coding sequence ATGATTTTATTAGTTGATAATTATGATAGTTTTACTTATAACCTGGCCCAATATATCGGCGAATTCGATACGGTTACCGTGCTTAGAAATGACGATACCAGGCTCTATGACGTCGCCCAAACAGCTGATAAAATCGTCCTATCTCCTGGTCCTGGTTGGCCTGTGGATGCGGGTGAAATGGAGCAGTTAATCCATGAGTTTGCAGGAAAGAAACCACTTTTAGGGGTTTGTCTAGGACATCAAGCCATCGCTGAAGTATTTGGCGGTAAGCTAGATTTGGCAAAGCGGGTCATGCATGGCAAAACATCTATTGCTGAGACGCTGACACCATCCGCATTACTGACAGGCATCGCAAGTGAGCATGAAATCATGCGTTATCATTCTATCGTCATCTCAGAAATGCCAGAGGGATTTGATGTGATTTCAAGAACGACAGATGACCAAGAAATCATGATGATTCAGCACCAAAGTCTACCGATTTATGGCATGCAATTTCACCCTGAGAGTATCGGGACACCAGATGGGCTAAGGATGATTGAAAACTTTGTAAAAGGATAA
- the trpB gene encoding tryptophan synthase subunit beta, producing MTYNQPDDTGFFGQYGGTFVPETLMYAVKELKAAYEASKTDEAFQAELAYLLKDYVGRENPLYLAKNLTEKLGGAKIYFKREDLNHTGAHKINNALAQVMLAKKMGKNKVIAETGAGQHGVATATAAALFGMSCKIYMGAIDVERQELNVFRMQLLGAEVVSVTDGSSVLKDAVNAALRAWVASVEDTHYILGTAAGPAPFPEMVRDFQSIIGREARAQILEKEGKLPAAVVACVGGGSNAAGLFYPFVNDASVDMIGVEAAGHGLDSGETAASINRGTDGILHGNLMRLLQDENGQVAEAYSISAGLDYPGLGPEHCHWNETGRAEYMSATDDEALAGFKLLCVTEGIIPALESSHAISQLPEIAKRYGKDASIIVCLSGRGDKDVAQIKARADKGDF from the coding sequence ATGACTTATAATCAACCAGATGATACAGGATTTTTTGGCCAATACGGTGGTACTTTTGTACCAGAAACCTTGATGTATGCTGTCAAAGAACTCAAAGCAGCCTATGAGGCGAGTAAAACAGATGAGGCATTTCAAGCAGAACTAGCCTATTTACTTAAAGATTATGTCGGACGTGAGAACCCGCTTTATTTGGCTAAAAATTTAACAGAAAAATTAGGTGGCGCTAAAATTTATTTTAAACGTGAGGATTTAAATCACACGGGGGCTCATAAAATTAATAATGCCTTAGCACAAGTCATGCTGGCAAAAAAAATGGGGAAAAACAAGGTCATTGCCGAAACAGGAGCAGGTCAACACGGGGTTGCAACCGCGACTGCTGCAGCCTTGTTTGGGATGTCATGTAAGATTTACATGGGCGCTATTGATGTTGAACGTCAGGAACTAAATGTCTTTCGGATGCAACTTTTGGGGGCAGAAGTGGTATCAGTTACGGATGGCTCAAGTGTGTTAAAGGACGCGGTTAATGCAGCCTTACGTGCCTGGGTAGCAAGTGTTGAAGATACCCATTATATTTTAGGAACAGCAGCTGGACCAGCACCATTTCCAGAGATGGTAAGAGATTTCCAATCAATTATTGGCCGTGAAGCGCGTGCTCAGATTTTGGAAAAAGAAGGGAAGTTACCAGCAGCAGTCGTGGCTTGTGTTGGTGGCGGTTCAAATGCAGCGGGCCTTTTCTATCCCTTTGTTAATGATGCATCGGTTGACATGATTGGTGTTGAAGCAGCAGGTCACGGACTAGATAGCGGGGAGACTGCAGCGTCGATTAACCGGGGAACAGATGGTATTTTACATGGTAATCTGATGCGCCTGTTACAGGATGAAAATGGGCAAGTAGCAGAAGCATATAGTATTTCTGCGGGCCTTGATTACCCAGGCCTTGGGCCTGAACATTGCCACTGGAATGAAACGGGTCGTGCTGAGTATATGTCGGCAACTGATGACGAAGCACTTGCAGGCTTTAAACTCCTCTGTGTGACCGAAGGAATCATTCCCGCACTAGAAAGTTCACATGCCATTTCCCAGTTGCCAGAGATTGCCAAACGCTATGGTAAAGATGCGTCGATTATCGTCTGCCTAAGTGGGCGTGGTGATAAGGATGTCGCGCAAATCAAAGCACGTGCAGATAAAGGTGACTTTTAA